In a genomic window of Burkholderiales bacterium:
- a CDS encoding hypothetical protein (possible pseudo, frameshifted), producing MPDPSRKLELVLLWHMHQPDYRDHRTGEFTLPWVYLHALKDYADMAHHLERHPGVKAVVNFVPVLLDQLEDYAEQFRTGTVRDPLLQLLWAPDLERLPAPARRFILDACFRSNHHTMVEPFPPYKRLHELYRQLAAQGEAALAYLSGQYLADLLTWYHLAWTGESVRRRHELVQRLMAQGGGYSCDDRRALFRLVGEVVAEIVPRYRRLAASGQIELSTTPHYHPLAPLLIDFRSAREALPEVQLPQAAGYPGGRTRVEWHLDSALESHARRFGESPAGVWPAEGAVSQPLLELLAGRGVRWTASGQAVLANTLRRGAGGQPLSDPIHWLYRPYLHHGPAGEIVCFFRDDQLSDLIGFEYKTWFGRDAANDFVSRLEDIRRRFPEGGNPLVSVILDGENAWEYYPYNGYFFLEDLYALLERHPCISTTTYRDILAKTKAARRCRRWWRGAGSTARFPPGSGSRPRTGPGTCSPRPSSTSTW from the coding sequence ATGCCAGACCCTTCCCGCAAGCTGGAGCTGGTGCTCCTGTGGCACATGCATCAGCCCGATTACCGCGACCACCGCACGGGGGAGTTCACCCTGCCCTGGGTGTACCTCCACGCCCTCAAGGATTACGCCGACATGGCCCATCACCTGGAGCGGCACCCAGGGGTGAAGGCGGTGGTCAATTTCGTACCGGTGCTCTTGGACCAGTTGGAGGATTACGCCGAGCAATTTCGCACGGGAACCGTGCGTGATCCCCTGCTGCAGCTCCTCTGGGCCCCGGACCTGGAGCGCCTGCCGGCGCCGGCCCGGCGCTTTATCCTGGACGCCTGCTTCCGCAGCAACCACCACACCATGGTGGAGCCCTTCCCGCCGTATAAGCGGCTCCACGAACTGTACCGGCAGCTAGCCGCCCAGGGAGAAGCGGCCCTCGCGTACCTGTCCGGGCAGTACCTGGCGGACTTGCTCACCTGGTACCACCTCGCCTGGACTGGCGAGAGCGTGCGGCGCAGACACGAGCTAGTGCAGCGCTTGATGGCCCAGGGAGGGGGCTACAGCTGCGACGACCGCCGCGCCCTTTTCCGCCTGGTGGGAGAGGTGGTGGCGGAGATCGTCCCGCGCTACCGGCGGCTGGCGGCCTCCGGGCAGATCGAGCTTTCCACCACGCCCCACTACCATCCCCTCGCGCCCCTGCTCATCGATTTCCGCAGCGCCCGGGAGGCGCTGCCCGAGGTGCAGCTGCCCCAGGCGGCCGGCTACCCCGGGGGGCGCACCCGGGTCGAATGGCATCTGGATTCCGCCTTGGAGAGCCATGCCCGTCGTTTCGGGGAGTCCCCGGCGGGGGTATGGCCGGCGGAGGGGGCCGTGTCCCAGCCCCTGCTCGAGCTCCTGGCGGGCCGCGGAGTGCGCTGGACCGCGAGCGGGCAGGCGGTGCTCGCCAACACCCTGCGCCGGGGCGCCGGCGGCCAGCCCCTCTCCGATCCCATCCATTGGCTCTACCGTCCGTACCTGCACCACGGTCCGGCGGGCGAGATCGTCTGTTTTTTTCGCGACGACCAGCTCTCCGACCTGATCGGCTTCGAGTACAAGACTTGGTTCGGGCGGGACGCGGCCAACGACTTCGTCTCCCGGCTGGAGGACATCCGGCGGCGTTTCCCCGAAGGAGGCAACCCCCTGGTAAGCGTGATCCTGGACGGGGAGAACGCCTGGGAGTACTACCCTTACAACGGCTACTTCTTCCTCGAAGATCTCTACGCCCTGCTCGAGCGCCACCCCTGCATCTCCACCACCACCTACCGGGACATCCTGGCGAAGACGAAGGCGGCGCGCCGCTGCCGCCGGTGGTGGCGGGGAGCTGGGTCTACGGCACGTTTTCCACCTGGATCGGGGAGCCGGCCAAGAACCGGGCCTGGGACCTGCTCGCCGCGGCCAAGCAGCACTTCGACCTGGTGA
- a CDS encoding glycosyl transferase family 51, with protein sequence MAGLGFWELQTSTIQAQQLSRYAQAIRFWVEPGANPSIRFPGPGPFDQRMGYSRLPAFLERLEAEGFVVERQARASPTLTALMDLGLFPIYREKNQTGLKVLDCRGRPLYAFDFPQRVYQNFAEVPPLVVAALLFIENRELLDTRYPYRNPAVEWDRLANAVLSRMVHLVAEDYPSPGGSTLATQMEKYRHSPGGRTDSAEEKVRQMVSASLRAYLHGNETLTARRQIVVDYLNTVPLAAAPGFGEVVGLGDGLWAWYGEDFDAVNARLRQAPQGPEELEAQARAFRQVLSLLIAQRRPSELLNGGRERLDSLTDSYLRLMAKEGVVEGALARTALRIRVVPRASAPLASPGSFLERKGADAARVKTARLLGVASLYELDRLDLTVETPLEGSLQNEVSEALRRLADPRSAREAGLLEPKLLARGDPSQVIYSFTLVERAAGANRVRVQADSIDQPFDVNEGAKLDLGSTAKLRTLVTYLELIAELHARYGALPPEALRKVEASPRDPLTRWALDYLGKAQDRSLPAMLEAALDRRYSASPHETFFTGGGLHRFENFRPEDDVRVVSVGEAFRDSINLPFVRLMRDIVHHVMFREPGSTARVLEDPTHPARAQYLSRFADREGREFVRRFYAKYRGKSPEEMLALLAQGVRPAPARLAAAFRAVAPEAELEALEAFLAAHLPAGRAFDAAALYQAYAPGRYDLADQGFLAGVHPLELWVVEFLRRHPGASLGVTVEASREARQAVYQWLFRTRHKDAQDRRIWSLMEAEAFMEIHQRWRRLGYPFDALVPSYATAIGSSADRPAALAELMGILVNEGVRLPTVRLEALYFARATPFETRSAFQAPAGERVLPAEVAAAVRRALEDVVARGTGRRLPAALTLADGSVAALGGKTGTGDHRFEVYAAGGRLVESRVMGRAATFVFLIGDRYFGTVSAYVPGEKAKDYRFTSALPVQVLKGLLPVLERHLGATCPAAPARLLADTSAAALTPPGSGRNR encoded by the coding sequence ATGGCCGGGCTTGGGTTCTGGGAGCTGCAAACCTCCACCATCCAGGCGCAGCAGCTCTCCCGCTACGCCCAGGCGATCCGGTTCTGGGTGGAGCCGGGCGCGAATCCCTCGATCCGTTTCCCCGGGCCGGGACCTTTCGACCAGCGCATGGGCTACAGCCGCCTTCCGGCGTTCCTCGAGCGTCTTGAAGCCGAAGGCTTCGTTGTGGAGCGGCAAGCCCGCGCCTCTCCCACCCTGACTGCCCTGATGGACCTAGGGCTTTTTCCCATCTACCGAGAAAAGAACCAGACGGGCCTCAAGGTGTTGGACTGCCGGGGGCGGCCTCTCTACGCCTTCGATTTTCCTCAGCGGGTCTACCAGAACTTCGCCGAAGTGCCACCCCTGGTGGTGGCCGCGCTCCTCTTCATCGAGAACCGGGAGCTGCTCGACACCCGCTATCCCTATCGCAATCCGGCAGTGGAGTGGGACCGGCTGGCCAATGCGGTGCTCAGCCGGATGGTACACCTGGTGGCCGAGGACTATCCTTCGCCGGGAGGAAGCACCCTGGCCACCCAGATGGAAAAGTACCGCCATTCCCCCGGCGGCCGGACCGATTCCGCCGAAGAGAAGGTGCGGCAGATGGTCTCCGCGTCGCTCCGGGCCTATCTCCACGGGAACGAGACCCTTACCGCTCGCCGGCAGATCGTGGTGGATTACCTGAACACGGTGCCCCTGGCGGCGGCGCCCGGCTTCGGCGAGGTAGTGGGCCTCGGCGACGGCCTGTGGGCCTGGTACGGGGAGGACTTCGACGCGGTGAACGCTCGGCTGCGCCAGGCGCCCCAGGGACCCGAGGAGCTCGAGGCCCAGGCCCGGGCGTTTCGCCAGGTCTTGAGCCTGCTCATCGCCCAGCGGCGTCCCTCCGAGCTGCTCAACGGGGGGCGGGAGCGACTGGATTCCCTCACCGACAGTTACTTGCGGCTGATGGCGAAGGAGGGGGTGGTCGAGGGCGCCTTGGCCCGGACCGCCCTGCGGATTCGGGTGGTGCCCCGGGCCTCCGCACCCCTGGCGTCGCCGGGCTCCTTCCTCGAGCGCAAGGGGGCGGACGCGGCGCGGGTCAAGACGGCCCGGCTCCTGGGGGTGGCGAGCCTCTACGAGCTGGATCGCCTGGACCTCACCGTGGAAACGCCGCTCGAGGGTTCGCTGCAAAATGAAGTCTCGGAGGCGCTGCGCCGGCTCGCCGATCCCCGCTCCGCTCGGGAGGCCGGCTTGCTGGAGCCCAAGCTCCTCGCCCGGGGAGACCCGTCCCAGGTGATCTACAGCTTCACCCTCGTGGAGCGGGCAGCCGGTGCCAACCGGGTGCGGGTCCAGGCCGACAGCATCGATCAGCCCTTCGACGTGAACGAGGGGGCGAAGCTGGACCTGGGCTCCACCGCCAAGCTGCGCACCCTGGTGACCTATCTGGAGCTGATCGCCGAGCTCCACGCCCGCTACGGAGCGCTCCCGCCGGAAGCGTTGCGTAAGGTCGAAGCGAGCCCCCGGGATCCCCTGACCCGCTGGGCCTTGGATTACCTGGGAAAGGCTCAGGACCGGAGCCTTCCCGCCATGCTGGAGGCGGCCCTGGACCGGCGTTACTCCGCGAGCCCCCACGAGACCTTCTTCACCGGAGGAGGGCTCCACCGCTTCGAGAACTTCCGACCCGAGGATGACGTTCGGGTGGTAAGCGTGGGAGAGGCGTTCCGCGACTCCATCAACCTGCCCTTCGTGCGCCTGATGCGGGACATCGTGCACCACGTTATGTTCCGGGAGCCCGGCTCCACCGCCCGGGTTCTGGAGGATCCCACCCATCCGGCTCGAGCCCAGTATCTCTCCCGGTTCGCCGACCGGGAGGGGCGGGAGTTCGTGCGCCGCTTCTACGCCAAGTACCGGGGCAAGTCGCCGGAGGAGATGCTGGCTCTCCTCGCCCAGGGGGTGCGGCCGGCGCCGGCGCGGCTCGCGGCCGCCTTCCGCGCCGTGGCTCCCGAGGCCGAGCTCGAGGCGCTGGAAGCGTTCCTGGCGGCGCACCTGCCCGCCGGGCGGGCCTTCGATGCAGCCGCGCTGTACCAAGCCTACGCGCCCGGCCGCTATGACCTGGCGGACCAGGGTTTCCTCGCCGGGGTGCATCCCCTGGAGCTGTGGGTGGTGGAGTTCCTGCGCCGCCACCCTGGGGCGAGCCTCGGCGTGACGGTGGAAGCGAGCCGGGAGGCGCGCCAGGCGGTGTACCAGTGGCTCTTCCGCACGCGGCACAAGGATGCCCAGGACCGGCGGATCTGGAGCCTGATGGAAGCGGAGGCGTTCATGGAGATCCACCAGCGCTGGCGGCGGCTGGGTTATCCCTTCGATGCTCTGGTGCCTTCCTACGCTACCGCCATCGGCAGCTCCGCCGACCGCCCGGCCGCGCTGGCGGAGTTGATGGGCATCCTCGTCAACGAGGGCGTGCGGCTGCCCACGGTGCGCCTGGAAGCGCTGTACTTCGCCCGGGCTACCCCTTTCGAGACCCGCAGCGCGTTCCAAGCCCCAGCCGGCGAGCGGGTATTGCCCGCGGAGGTGGCGGCGGCGGTGCGGCGCGCCCTGGAAGACGTGGTGGCCCGGGGCACGGGGCGGCGGCTCCCTGCCGCGTTGACCCTCGCGGACGGTTCAGTGGCGGCCCTGGGGGGCAAGACCGGCACCGGCGACCATCGCTTCGAGGTCTACGCCGCTGGAGGCCGGCTCGTGGAGTCCCGGGTCATGGGCCGGGCCGCCACCTTCGTCTTCCTGATCGGGGACCGCTACTTCGGCACGGTGAGCGCCTACGTGCCCGGGGAAAAAGCCAAGGACTACCGGTTCACCAGCGCCTTGCCGGTGCAGGTGTTGAAAGGCCTCCTGCCGGTGCTGGAGCGGCATCTGGGGGCGACGTGCCCGGCTGCGCCGGCGCGCCTTCTGGCCGACACCTCCGCCGCGGCGCTCACGCCCCCCGGGAGCGGGCGTAATCGATGA
- the glgC gene encoding glucose-1-phosphate adenylyltransferase, with protein MGASQIQNGMSGASRADASTRFISLLTKNTLALILAGGRGSRLKHLTDWRAKPAVPFGGKFRIIDFPLSNCVNSGIRRIGVVTQYKAQSLITHIQRGWSFLGGQLGEFVEVMPAQQRVQESWYQGTADAVFQNLDILRSYEPQYVLVLAGDHVYKMDYGRLLAHHVSNAADCTVGCVEVPREEARAFGVMAVDENLRITEFQEKPGDPKPIPGKPDLALASMGIYVFNAPFLYEQLIRDADEPRSEHDFGRDVIPYLIRRYRVFAHRLQDSCVNMVEDVPYWRDVGTVDAYWEANLDLTTVKPQLNLYDKQWPIWTYQEQLPPAKFVFDEEGRRGAAVDSMVSGGCVISGSTVRRSLLFSDVRVNSYCTIEDAVILPNVQISRRAVLKKVIVDSRCIIPEGLQVGVDPEEDRRRFYVTEKGVTLITPEMLGQRVHQVR; from the coding sequence ATGGGCGCGAGTCAGATCCAGAACGGCATGTCCGGCGCGAGCCGCGCCGACGCTTCTACTCGCTTCATCAGCCTGCTTACCAAGAATACCCTGGCCCTCATCCTGGCCGGAGGGCGGGGCTCGCGGCTCAAGCACCTGACCGACTGGCGGGCGAAGCCCGCCGTGCCCTTCGGAGGGAAGTTCCGCATCATCGATTTTCCCCTGTCGAACTGCGTCAATTCCGGCATCCGCCGCATCGGCGTCGTCACCCAGTACAAGGCCCAGAGCCTCATCACCCACATCCAGCGGGGCTGGAGCTTTCTCGGCGGCCAGCTCGGCGAGTTCGTGGAGGTCATGCCCGCCCAGCAGCGCGTCCAGGAAAGCTGGTACCAGGGCACCGCGGACGCGGTGTTCCAGAACCTCGACATCCTGCGCTCCTACGAGCCCCAGTACGTCCTGGTCCTGGCGGGGGACCACGTGTACAAGATGGACTACGGGCGGCTGCTTGCCCACCACGTGTCCAACGCCGCCGACTGCACCGTGGGCTGCGTGGAGGTGCCCCGGGAGGAGGCGAGGGCCTTCGGCGTGATGGCGGTCGACGAAAACCTGCGCATCACCGAGTTCCAGGAAAAACCCGGCGACCCCAAACCCATTCCCGGCAAGCCGGACCTGGCGCTCGCCAGCATGGGCATCTACGTCTTCAATGCTCCGTTCTTGTACGAGCAGCTCATCCGGGATGCGGACGAGCCACGCTCGGAGCACGACTTCGGCCGCGACGTCATTCCCTACCTGATCCGGCGCTATCGGGTGTTCGCCCACCGGCTGCAGGACAGTTGCGTGAACATGGTGGAGGACGTTCCCTACTGGCGCGACGTGGGCACGGTGGACGCCTACTGGGAGGCGAACCTGGACCTCACCACGGTAAAGCCCCAGCTCAACCTGTACGACAAGCAATGGCCCATCTGGACCTACCAGGAGCAACTGCCGCCGGCCAAGTTCGTGTTCGACGAGGAGGGGCGCCGGGGCGCGGCGGTGGATTCCATGGTCTCGGGCGGCTGCGTGATCAGCGGCTCCACCGTGCGGCGCTCCCTTCTGTTCTCCGACGTGCGGGTCAATTCCTACTGCACCATCGAGGACGCGGTGATCCTGCCCAACGTGCAGATCAGCCGCCGGGCAGTGCTCAAGAAGGTGATCGTGGACAGCCGCTGCATCATCCCCGAGGGGCTGCAGGTGGGCGTCGACCCGGAGGAGGACCGCAGGCGCTTCTACGTGACGGAGAAGGGGGTGACCCTGATCACCCCGGAGATGCTGGGCCAGCGGGTGCACCAGGTGCGCTGA
- a CDS encoding 33 kDa chaperonin: MNQHDVLQPFLFEHAAVRGGLVALDATWRAVLENRDYPRPVRDVLGETMAAAALLSATLKYSGSMIMQMQGDGPIPLLVVECTSELALRGLAHWKDDLREGPLSELVGPGRFAITLDPREGRRTYQGIVDLAGESVAAVLEHYMLRSEQLDTRLWLAAGEERAVGMLLQQLPGTSSSDHDLWNRAVTLGATLTRSELLACAPRELLRRLFHEEDVRVFETRPVCFGCSCSRERVEAMLRMLGRDEVRSIVAEQGMVEVRCEFCNRRYGFDAVDAEQLFAAAVMTAPGATRH, translated from the coding sequence ATGAACCAGCACGACGTTCTCCAGCCCTTTCTGTTCGAGCATGCCGCCGTGCGCGGCGGGCTGGTGGCCCTCGACGCCACCTGGCGGGCGGTGCTGGAAAACCGGGATTACCCGCGCCCGGTCCGGGACGTGCTGGGGGAAACCATGGCGGCGGCGGCCCTCCTCTCCGCCACCCTGAAGTACTCCGGCTCCATGATCATGCAGATGCAGGGGGACGGTCCGATCCCCCTGCTGGTGGTGGAGTGCACCAGCGAGCTGGCCTTGCGGGGCCTCGCCCACTGGAAGGACGACCTGCGGGAAGGGCCCCTCTCCGAGCTGGTGGGGCCCGGCAGGTTCGCCATCACCCTCGATCCCCGGGAGGGCCGCCGCACCTATCAGGGCATCGTCGATCTCGCGGGCGAGAGCGTGGCCGCCGTGCTCGAGCACTACATGCTGCGCTCGGAACAGCTCGACACCCGCTTGTGGCTGGCCGCAGGGGAGGAGCGGGCCGTGGGCATGCTGCTGCAGCAGCTTCCCGGCACCTCGTCTTCCGATCACGACCTGTGGAATCGGGCCGTCACCCTGGGGGCCACCCTCACTCGGAGCGAGCTCCTAGCCTGCGCCCCCCGGGAGCTGCTGCGGCGCCTGTTCCACGAAGAGGACGTGCGCGTGTTCGAGACGAGGCCCGTCTGTTTCGGCTGTTCCTGCTCCCGGGAGCGGGTGGAGGCCATGCTGCGCATGCTGGGCCGCGATGAGGTGCGCTCGATCGTCGCCGAGCAGGGCATGGTGGAGGTCCGTTGCGAGTTCTGCAACCGCCGCTATGGCTTCGACGCAGTGGACGCGGAGCAGCTTTTCGCCGCGGCGGTAATGACCGCCCCGGGCGCCACGCGGCATTGA
- a CDS encoding phasin family protein → MYATHEPFIAFQQANLAAAVEISQVALDGTEKLAQLNLAAAREALNETARTARTALEAKSLQELLALQPATVEPQAEKVLSYLRNVYEIAAETQAAAAKAVEGRVSAFGQALIEQIEKVSRSGPAGSEAAVSFIKSGIAAANSAYDSFSKAAKQVAELAEANVNTAAAAVSAAKKKAAKA, encoded by the coding sequence ATGTACGCCACCCATGAACCCTTCATCGCTTTCCAACAAGCGAATCTGGCCGCCGCAGTGGAAATTTCCCAGGTCGCCCTGGACGGCACCGAGAAGCTCGCCCAGCTCAACCTGGCAGCCGCTCGGGAAGCGTTGAACGAAACCGCCCGCACCGCCCGAACCGCCCTGGAAGCGAAAAGCCTGCAAGAGCTCCTGGCGTTGCAACCGGCCACCGTCGAGCCCCAGGCGGAAAAGGTGCTGAGCTATCTCAGGAACGTCTACGAGATCGCCGCCGAGACTCAGGCGGCCGCGGCCAAAGCGGTGGAAGGTCGGGTCAGCGCCTTCGGCCAGGCCCTGATCGAGCAGATCGAGAAGGTATCCAGGTCGGGTCCCGCAGGCTCCGAGGCCGCCGTCTCCTTCATCAAGTCGGGCATCGCCGCCGCCAACAGCGCCTACGACAGCTTCTCCAAGGCCGCCAAGCAAGTAGCCGAGCTGGCGGAAGCCAACGTGAACACGGCTGCCGCCGCCGTCAGCGCCGCCAAGAAAAAGGCCGCCAAAGCGTAA
- a CDS encoding 3-ketoacyl-CoA thiolase: protein MATSREVVVLSGVRTAIGDYGGSLKDIPPTELGATVVREAVKRAQVDGKEVGHLVFGSVIHGEAKDMYLSRVVCINGGLPHETPALTLNRLCGSGLQAIVSAAQTILLGDADVAVGGGAESMSRGGYLMPALRWGARMNATQAIDMMVGALTDPFDTVHMGITAENVAAKWGISRERQDAFAVESHKRAANAIDKGYFKEQIVPIEIKSKKGTVVFDTDEHVRRDVNPEGLSKLKPVFQKDGTVTAGNASGINDGAAAVVLAEAKYAEKKGLKPMARLVSYGHAGVDPKYMGIGPVPAVKKALERAGLKLADMDVIESNEAFAAQACAVAKELELDPARTNPNGGAVALGHPIGATGAILTVKALYELQRIQGKYALVTMCIGGGQGIAAVYERL, encoded by the coding sequence ATGGCCACTTCACGAGAAGTCGTTGTGCTCAGCGGAGTCCGCACCGCCATCGGCGACTACGGCGGCAGCCTCAAAGACATCCCCCCCACCGAACTGGGCGCCACGGTAGTGCGCGAAGCGGTCAAGCGCGCCCAGGTGGACGGGAAAGAGGTGGGCCACCTGGTGTTCGGCAGCGTGATCCACGGGGAAGCGAAGGACATGTACCTTTCCCGGGTGGTGTGTATCAACGGGGGGCTGCCCCATGAGACGCCCGCCCTCACCCTCAACCGGCTGTGCGGCAGCGGCCTCCAGGCCATCGTGTCCGCGGCCCAGACCATCTTACTGGGGGATGCGGACGTGGCCGTGGGCGGAGGCGCGGAGTCCATGAGCCGGGGCGGCTACCTGATGCCCGCCCTGCGCTGGGGGGCGCGCATGAACGCCACCCAGGCCATCGACATGATGGTGGGGGCGCTCACCGACCCCTTCGACACGGTGCACATGGGCATCACGGCGGAAAACGTGGCCGCCAAGTGGGGCATCAGCCGGGAACGGCAGGACGCCTTCGCCGTCGAGAGCCACAAGCGGGCGGCCAACGCCATCGACAAGGGCTACTTCAAGGAGCAGATCGTCCCCATCGAGATCAAGAGCAAGAAGGGAACGGTGGTCTTCGACACGGACGAGCACGTGCGCCGGGACGTGAATCCCGAAGGCCTCTCCAAGCTCAAGCCCGTGTTCCAGAAGGACGGCACGGTCACGGCGGGCAACGCCTCCGGCATCAACGACGGCGCGGCGGCGGTGGTGCTGGCGGAGGCGAAGTACGCGGAGAAGAAGGGCTTGAAGCCCATGGCGCGCCTGGTGTCCTACGGCCACGCCGGCGTCGATCCCAAGTACATGGGCATCGGTCCGGTGCCGGCGGTGAAGAAAGCCTTGGAGCGGGCCGGGCTCAAGCTCGCCGACATGGACGTGATCGAATCCAACGAGGCCTTCGCCGCCCAGGCCTGCGCGGTGGCGAAGGAGCTGGAGCTGGATCCGGCCAGGACCAACCCGAACGGCGGCGCGGTGGCCTTGGGACACCCCATCGGCGCCACGGGCGCGATCCTCACGGTGAAGGCCCTGTACGAGCTGCAACGCATCCAGGGCAAGTACGCCCTGGTGACCATGTGCATCGGCGGAGGCCAGGGCATCGCCGCTGTCTACGAGCGGCTCTGA
- the pgi gene encoding glucose-6-phosphate isomerase yields the protein MSRLTDSPAWKALAAHHACLEGRHLRELFAADPRRFERFSLEATGLLIDYSKNRITEETLALLVQLARQAELPRWIERLLGGDLVNHTEQRAALHTALRADRPVHFQGRDVLPDVQRVLEHMRRFSDAVRSGNLRGITGKPFTDVVNIGIGGSDLGPAMATEALRPYGSPELRVRFVSNVDGSHLTDTLAGLDPETTLFIVASKTFTTQETLANARSAREWLLQGLRTGSAVPRHFVAVSTNGEEVQKFGIAPHNMFEFWDWVGGRYSLWSAIGLPLCIAVGFDRFAELLAGARAMDRHFAEAPLEKNAPVILGLLAVWYANFLGVRSHAVLPYDQHLARLPAYLQQLEMESLGKQVDRDGRTVDYQTGVVLWGEPGTNGQHAFFQLLHQGTQLVSADFLVGLKAHHPLAAHQRMLIAHCFAQTEALMRGKTEAEARAELEAKGIGGEALERLLPYQVFPGNRPSTTLVYEKLTPYALGALLALYEHKVFVESVILHINPFDQWGVELGKQLAKSILPELEGPAGPTATHDASTRGLIDYARSRGA from the coding sequence ATGAGCCGTTTGACCGATTCCCCCGCCTGGAAGGCGCTGGCGGCCCACCACGCCTGCCTGGAAGGCCGCCACCTGCGCGAGCTTTTCGCCGCCGATCCCCGGCGCTTCGAGCGCTTTTCCCTGGAGGCGACGGGATTGTTGATCGACTATTCCAAGAACCGGATCACCGAGGAAACCCTGGCCCTACTCGTCCAGCTCGCCCGTCAGGCGGAGCTCCCCCGCTGGATCGAGCGGCTGCTCGGGGGCGACCTGGTCAACCACACCGAGCAGCGGGCCGCGCTCCACACCGCGCTGCGGGCCGATCGGCCCGTCCATTTCCAGGGTCGCGATGTGTTGCCCGACGTGCAGCGGGTGCTGGAGCACATGCGGCGCTTCTCCGACGCGGTGCGCAGCGGGAACCTGCGCGGCATCACGGGCAAGCCCTTCACCGACGTGGTCAACATCGGCATCGGCGGCTCGGACCTGGGCCCGGCCATGGCCACCGAGGCCCTGCGCCCTTACGGCAGCCCCGAGCTTCGGGTACGCTTCGTCTCCAACGTGGACGGCAGCCATCTGACCGACACCCTCGCCGGGCTCGATCCCGAGACCACGCTCTTCATCGTGGCCTCTAAGACCTTCACCACCCAGGAGACCTTGGCCAACGCCCGTTCGGCCCGGGAATGGCTGCTCCAGGGGCTGCGCACCGGCTCCGCGGTGCCGCGCCATTTCGTCGCCGTGTCCACCAATGGAGAGGAGGTGCAGAAGTTCGGCATCGCGCCCCACAACATGTTCGAGTTCTGGGATTGGGTGGGGGGGCGCTATTCCCTCTGGTCCGCCATCGGGCTTCCCCTGTGCATTGCCGTGGGCTTCGACCGCTTTGCGGAGCTCTTGGCGGGCGCCCGGGCCATGGACCGGCACTTCGCCGAAGCGCCCCTGGAAAAAAACGCGCCGGTGATCCTAGGGCTGCTGGCGGTGTGGTACGCCAACTTCCTCGGCGTACGCTCCCACGCGGTGCTTCCCTACGACCAGCACCTGGCCCGGCTTCCCGCCTATTTGCAGCAACTGGAAATGGAGAGCCTGGGCAAGCAGGTGGACCGGGACGGGCGGACGGTGGACTATCAGACCGGCGTGGTCCTCTGGGGCGAGCCAGGCACCAACGGCCAGCACGCCTTCTTCCAGCTCCTGCACCAGGGCACCCAGCTCGTCTCGGCGGACTTCCTGGTGGGGCTGAAGGCCCACCATCCCCTCGCCGCCCACCAGCGCATGCTCATCGCCCACTGCTTCGCCCAGACCGAGGCCCTCATGCGTGGGAAGACCGAGGCCGAGGCCCGCGCCGAGCTGGAAGCGAAGGGGATTGGGGGAGAAGCCCTGGAGCGGCTGCTCCCCTACCAGGTGTTCCCCGGCAACCGCCCCAGCACCACCCTGGTCTACGAGAAGCTCACCCCCTACGCCCTGGGCGCGCTCCTCGCCCTCTACGAGCATAAAGTGTTCGTGGAGAGCGTCATCCTCCACATCAACCCCTTCGACCAGTGGGGCGTGGAGCTGGGCAAGCAGCTCGCCAAATCCATCCTTCCCGAACTGGAAGGGCCCGCGGGGCCGACGGCCACCCACGACGCCTCCACCCGCGGGCTCATCGATTACGCCCGCTCCCGGGGGGCGTGA
- a CDS encoding peptide ABC transporter ATP-binding protein, translating to MSPRESPPAAGRPSPATGEMLVRTAPGLFVLLWSTGFIGAKLGLPYAEPLTFLILRFALAVALLAPLALGLGHRWPRNPREFAHVATAGVLLHAGYLGGVFSAIHQGLPAGVVALIVGLQPLATAVAAPRLLGERVTPRQWLGFALGLAGVALVVWDKLRWEGALPAAFAWAALALASITAGTLYQKRHGGAADLAAGSLIQFVASALVLAPFAWWLESRAIVWSGEFLFALGWLVLVLSLGAISLLYLMLRRGEAARVTSLFYLTPPVTAVLAWLAFGETLGSTAVMGMGLAVTGVWLVMRG from the coding sequence ATGAGCCCGCGGGAATCGCCGCCGGCCGCCGGGCGCCCGTCCCCGGCGACCGGGGAGATGCTGGTCCGGACGGCGCCGGGGCTCTTCGTCCTGCTGTGGAGCACCGGGTTCATCGGCGCCAAGCTGGGCCTGCCCTACGCCGAGCCCCTGACCTTCCTCATCCTGCGTTTCGCCCTCGCCGTCGCCCTGCTCGCTCCCCTCGCCCTGGGGCTAGGCCATCGCTGGCCGCGCAACCCCCGGGAGTTCGCCCACGTGGCCACGGCCGGCGTGCTGCTCCACGCCGGATACCTGGGCGGAGTGTTCTCCGCCATCCACCAGGGACTGCCCGCCGGGGTGGTTGCCCTGATCGTGGGCTTGCAGCCCCTCGCCACCGCCGTCGCGGCGCCGCGGCTCCTGGGCGAGCGGGTCACCCCGCGCCAATGGCTGGGCTTCGCCCTGGGGCTGGCCGGCGTGGCCCTGGTGGTATGGGACAAGCTCCGCTGGGAAGGCGCGCTGCCGGCCGCCTTCGCCTGGGCCGCGCTGGCCCTTGCCAGCATCACGGCAGGCACCCTCTACCAGAAGCGTCACGGCGGGGCCGCGGACCTGGCGGCCGGGAGCCTCATCCAGTTCGTGGCCTCCGCCCTGGTGCTCGCCCCCTTCGCCTGGTGGCTGGAGTCCCGTGCCATCGTGTGGAGCGGCGAATTCCTGTTCGCCCTGGGCTGGCTTGTATTGGTGCTTTCCCTGGGGGCCATCAGCCTCCTGTACCTCATGCTGCGCCGGGGCGAAGCGGCCCGAGTGACGAGCCTCTTCTATCTCACGCCCCCTGTGACCGCGGTGCTCGCCTGGCTCGCTTTCGGCGAGACGCTGGGTTCCACAGCGGTGATGGGCATGGGGCTCGCCGTCACGGGCGTGTGGCTGGTGATGCGCGGCTGA